One Pleurocapsa sp. PCC 7327 DNA segment encodes these proteins:
- a CDS encoding GAF domain-containing sensor histidine kinase, with the protein MQAAPVEKKSKSYSPDEITEDLQGLDERLQSLVNLLNETFEVSYCLMLCFDGEKNSKLCYRSQATLVSDNLLDLSQRIVDDYQPILLQGRPIVFYDRDCLFPLFVQHPVKTERIRSLLLVPIIYQYSYLGEIFLYSCDRDRQWSEHQLELVRLLVERCAIEIVQSQLERQIRQQKLRQELLWQIERKLNSNLAPDIAIAETLALVGENFQVDRVVLFRLDEKTSQIEKEWCSSDKIPLLSTLNISLWEELKIPTFKKRGKVGQFNCKLNELIVSFANVPIFIKEQLFGCLALQKSISRKTFTFEEINILKSIAEQIAIALYIAQTQETLKQLEERAKNLEVEKQQSEAANLAKSEFLSHINHELRTPLTGILGFARMLKDEIYGSLNPKQQQYVSAIAASGEHLLSLVNDFLDIAKIEANREELFLETLPVEDLCIASLSMVESRAREQGLDLRLEICPGVDFCHADRRRIKQILVNLLSNAIKFTEVGSVTLKVQRQENRLEFCVIDTGIGIEPADREKLFQPFQQINNPLSRKHKGTGLGLTLSRKLAQLHNGDITLVSEEGKGSCFTLHLPI; encoded by the coding sequence ATGCAAGCGGCTCCAGTTGAGAAAAAATCTAAAAGTTACTCGCCAGATGAAATAACAGAAGACCTCCAAGGTTTAGACGAACGCCTTCAAAGTCTAGTCAATTTATTAAACGAAACCTTTGAGGTTAGTTACTGTTTGATGTTGTGTTTTGATGGCGAGAAAAATAGTAAACTTTGCTACCGCTCGCAAGCAACACTCGTATCGGACAACTTGCTCGATCTCTCCCAGAGAATTGTAGACGATTATCAACCGATACTTCTCCAAGGCAGACCGATCGTTTTTTACGATCGCGATTGCCTGTTTCCTTTATTCGTGCAACATCCCGTTAAAACGGAGCGAATTCGTTCGCTTTTACTCGTTCCCATCATCTATCAGTATTCCTATTTAGGAGAAATTTTTCTCTATTCGTGCGATCGCGATCGTCAATGGAGCGAACATCAATTAGAGTTAGTACGCCTTCTAGTCGAGCGATGCGCGATCGAAATCGTTCAATCCCAGTTAGAGCGGCAAATCCGACAGCAGAAATTACGACAAGAATTACTTTGGCAAATCGAGCGAAAACTAAACTCTAATCTCGCTCCAGACATCGCCATAGCAGAAACGCTTGCCTTAGTAGGTGAAAACTTTCAGGTCGATCGCGTCGTTCTTTTCCGACTAGATGAAAAGACCAGTCAAATTGAAAAAGAATGGTGCAGTAGCGATAAAATTCCTCTTCTATCAACTTTAAACATATCTCTGTGGGAAGAATTAAAAATACCGACCTTTAAAAAACGAGGTAAGGTCGGCCAATTCAATTGCAAGTTGAACGAACTAATAGTTTCTTTCGCCAACGTTCCTATTTTTATTAAAGAACAACTTTTTGGATGTTTAGCCCTACAAAAATCGATTTCTAGAAAAACTTTTACGTTTGAAGAAATTAATATTCTTAAATCTATTGCCGAACAAATTGCGATCGCTCTCTATATCGCTCAAACTCAAGAAACCTTGAAACAACTGGAAGAACGCGCTAAAAACCTAGAAGTAGAAAAGCAACAATCTGAAGCTGCCAATCTAGCAAAAAGTGAATTTCTCTCTCATATTAATCATGAGCTACGCACGCCTTTAACGGGAATTTTAGGCTTTGCTCGCATGTTAAAAGATGAAATTTATGGGTCGCTCAATCCAAAACAGCAGCAATACGTAAGTGCTATTGCGGCTTCTGGCGAACACTTATTGTCTTTAGTCAATGATTTCTTAGATATTGCAAAAATTGAAGCCAATCGCGAAGAACTTTTTCTAGAAACATTACCAGTTGAGGATTTGTGTATCGCTTCCCTCTCTATGGTAGAGTCGCGAGCAAGAGAACAAGGGTTAGACTTGCGACTAGAAATCTGCCCCGGCGTCGATTTTTGCCACGCCGATCGCCGTCGCATTAAGCAGATTTTAGTCAACTTGCTTTCTAATGCTATCAAGTTTACTGAAGTTGGTTCGGTTACGCTCAAAGTTCAGCGCCAGGAAAATAGGCTGGAGTTTTGCGTAATCGACACTGGTATTGGGATCGAGCCAGCCGATCGAGAAAAGCTATTTCAACCGTTTCAACAAATTAACAATCCTTTGAGTCGCAAACATAAAGGCACTGGTTTAGGATTAACCCTTTCCCGCAAGCTGGCGCAACTCCACAACGGCGATATCACCCTAGTTTCAGAAGAAGGTAAAGGAAGCTGTTTTACCTTGCATTTGCCGATTTAA
- a CDS encoding ABC transporter permease — translation MNLARIWTIANNGFRETIRDRIFYFVGFFALLLAIALRLLPEISVGTHEKIFLDLGLGAMALLGAIVAIFVGTGLINKEIEKRTVLVLIPKPLSRAELILGKHLGLSAVLTVMLAIMTVIYLALLSLSKISYPLSTILVSQLFLLVELALLIAVAILFGTFTSSILATLFSFGIYLMGHISSNLLKLGALSKNVTVESITKAIYLVLPDLERLNLKNQAVYGLLPSSEELVSNAIYGILYAALLLSIAILIFSRREF, via the coding sequence ATGAATTTAGCAAGAATCTGGACGATTGCCAATAATGGGTTTAGAGAGACGATTCGCGATCGCATATTCTATTTTGTGGGATTTTTTGCCCTGCTGCTCGCGATCGCCCTCCGTTTGTTGCCAGAAATTTCTGTCGGCACCCACGAAAAAATTTTCCTAGATTTGGGACTCGGTGCTATGGCGCTTTTAGGTGCTATTGTCGCTATCTTCGTTGGTACGGGACTAATCAACAAAGAAATTGAAAAGCGCACCGTCCTAGTGTTGATTCCAAAACCTCTCAGTCGAGCAGAATTAATTCTTGGCAAACACCTGGGACTATCTGCTGTATTGACTGTCATGTTAGCCATCATGACAGTTATTTATTTAGCACTTTTGAGCCTATCGAAAATTTCCTATCCCTTAAGCACGATTCTGGTATCCCAACTGTTTTTATTAGTCGAATTAGCGTTACTTATTGCCGTTGCCATACTTTTTGGCACGTTTACCAGTTCGATTTTGGCAACGCTTTTTAGCTTCGGCATCTATTTAATGGGACATATTAGCAGTAATTTACTCAAACTCGGTGCCTTGAGTAAAAATGTCACAGTAGAATCGATTACTAAAGCGATTTACTTAGTTCTGCCAGATCTTGAGCGATTAAACCTCAAAAATCAAGCCGTATATGGCTTGTTGCCCAGTTCTGAAGAACTGGTAAGTAACGCTATATACGGAATTTTGTATGCAGCACTCCTTTTATCAATTGCAATCTTGATATTTTCCAGACGAGAATTTTAA
- the argC gene encoding N-acetyl-gamma-glutamyl-phosphate reductase: MRDSDKIAVGIIGASGYGGVQLVRLLLDHPKVEIVYLGGDSSAGKPYSELYPHLGHCFNLTIEPIDLDKVASRCQVVFLGLPNGLACEIAPTLIEKGCKVLDLSADYRFSNLETYSAWYKKERSDRATAAMAVYGLPELYRDEIREAQLIGCPGCYPTASLLALAPLLKQGLIVPETAIIDAKSGTSGGGRQAKTNLLLAEAYNSLGAYGVTKHRHTPEIEQICSELAGHELRVQFTPHLIPMVRGILSTVYATMRDPGLVREDLITIYTASYRSSPFIKVLPTGVYPQTKWACGTNLCYIGIEVDPRTDRVIVLSAIDNLIKGQSGQAVQCLNLMMGWQETLGLPQLSFYP; this comes from the coding sequence ATGAGGGATTCAGACAAAATCGCAGTAGGAATTATCGGGGCTTCTGGATACGGTGGCGTGCAACTGGTGCGGCTGTTGCTGGATCATCCCAAGGTAGAAATTGTCTATCTTGGGGGCGATAGCAGTGCTGGGAAGCCGTATTCCGAACTCTATCCCCATCTCGGTCACTGCTTCAATTTAACCATCGAGCCGATCGATTTGGATAAGGTTGCTTCTCGCTGCCAGGTTGTCTTTCTTGGTTTACCTAACGGTCTTGCTTGCGAGATAGCGCCTACACTGATCGAAAAAGGCTGTAAAGTCCTGGATTTATCGGCTGACTACCGCTTTAGCAATCTGGAAACCTATAGCGCTTGGTACAAAAAAGAACGCAGCGATCGCGCTACGGCAGCTATGGCAGTTTATGGCTTGCCAGAATTATATCGAGACGAAATTCGAGAAGCGCAATTGATTGGCTGTCCCGGTTGTTATCCCACTGCCAGTCTGCTAGCATTAGCTCCTTTGCTCAAACAGGGGCTAATCGTCCCAGAAACGGCAATTATCGACGCTAAATCCGGCACTTCTGGCGGCGGTCGTCAGGCAAAAACGAATTTATTGCTAGCAGAAGCATATAATTCTCTGGGGGCTTATGGCGTGACCAAGCACCGCCATACCCCGGAAATCGAGCAAATTTGCAGCGAGTTAGCCGGACACGAGCTCAGAGTCCAGTTTACTCCCCATCTGATTCCGATGGTGCGGGGCATTCTGTCAACCGTCTATGCGACGATGCGAGATCCGGGATTGGTTCGAGAAGATCTGATTACGATCTATACTGCCTCATACCGCTCGTCTCCCTTTATCAAAGTATTGCCCACTGGGGTATATCCTCAAACTAAGTGGGCTTGCGGGACAAATCTCTGTTACATCGGCATTGAAGTCGATCCCCGCACCGATCGCGTCATTGTTTTGTCTGCTATTGACAATTTAATTAAAGGTCAGTCGGGACAAGCGGTACAATGCTTGAACTTAATGATGGGGTGGCAGGAAACTCTGGGCTTGCCTCAGCTCAGTTTTTATCCCTAA
- the ribBA gene encoding bifunctional 3,4-dihydroxy-2-butanone-4-phosphate synthase/GTP cyclohydrolase II yields MEALQNIPIEFDPIDAAIADIKAGRMVVVVDDENRENEGDLICAAQFATPQTINFMAVEARGLICLAMTGERLDQLDLPLMVTKNTDSNQTAFTVSIDAAPHLGVSTGISAEDRARTIQVAINPATRPEDLTRPGHIFPIRAKEGGVLKRAGHTEAAVDLARLAGLYPAGVICEIQNSDGSMARLPQLFEYAKKHDLKLISIADLISYRLKHDRFVYREAVCQFPSQFGTFVLYAYRNTLDGTEHVAIVKGDSSQFQDHPVMVRMHSECLTGDALGSLRCDCRMQLHAALKMIENAGLGVVVYLRQEGRGIGLINKLKAYSLQDLGLDTVEANERLGFPADLRDYGMGAQMLNDLGVKKIRLITNNPRKIAGLKGYGLEVVERVPLLIEANDYNSGYLATKAQKLGHLLLQTYLITVAIEWEPEVRSIAQRYERLEKLRYLSQSAQLVLQEEVRPVAIALFGNPSLIFHLGFDRAHLVAPNWYKNSRHPYVQAINNILDNLVSWEQIKRLEFLISSGDDPMMGLQVKLDRHTFSLTQKPSELCSQLELQTIYSFAR; encoded by the coding sequence GTGGAAGCGCTTCAAAACATCCCCATTGAATTCGACCCCATCGACGCAGCGATCGCAGACATCAAAGCGGGGCGTATGGTCGTCGTTGTTGACGACGAAAACCGAGAGAACGAAGGCGATCTCATCTGTGCTGCCCAGTTCGCCACGCCGCAGACGATCAATTTTATGGCAGTGGAAGCGCGGGGACTGATCTGTCTGGCGATGACGGGAGAACGCCTAGACCAACTAGACTTACCCCTGATGGTCACCAAAAATACCGATAGCAATCAAACCGCCTTTACCGTCAGTATCGACGCTGCCCCTCATTTGGGAGTATCTACGGGAATTTCGGCAGAAGACCGCGCCCGCACCATTCAAGTAGCTATCAATCCGGCAACGCGCCCGGAGGATCTGACTCGTCCCGGTCATATCTTTCCCATCCGTGCTAAGGAAGGGGGTGTCTTGAAACGGGCAGGACATACCGAAGCGGCAGTGGATTTGGCAAGACTGGCGGGGCTGTACCCGGCAGGAGTCATCTGCGAAATCCAAAACTCCGATGGTTCGATGGCGCGATTGCCCCAGCTATTCGAGTATGCCAAGAAGCACGATCTAAAACTGATTAGCATTGCCGATTTAATTAGCTATCGTCTCAAACACGATCGCTTTGTCTATCGAGAAGCGGTGTGTCAATTTCCCAGTCAGTTCGGCACTTTCGTGCTTTATGCCTATCGCAATACCCTAGACGGGACGGAACACGTTGCGATCGTCAAAGGCGATTCGTCTCAATTTCAAGACCATCCGGTAATGGTGCGGATGCATTCGGAATGTTTGACGGGCGATGCCTTGGGATCGCTGCGCTGCGACTGTCGCATGCAATTACACGCCGCCCTAAAAATGATCGAGAATGCTGGTTTGGGCGTAGTCGTCTACCTGCGGCAGGAAGGACGCGGCATTGGCTTGATTAATAAGCTGAAGGCGTATTCCCTGCAAGATTTGGGCTTAGATACGGTGGAGGCTAACGAGCGCCTCGGCTTTCCAGCAGATTTGCGCGATTATGGTATGGGAGCGCAAATGCTCAACGATCTGGGCGTGAAAAAAATTCGCCTGATCACCAATAATCCTCGAAAAATTGCCGGGTTGAAGGGGTATGGGTTGGAAGTGGTAGAACGAGTGCCCCTACTAATTGAGGCTAATGATTATAATTCTGGTTATTTAGCCACCAAAGCCCAAAAGTTAGGTCATTTGCTATTGCAAACCTATCTAATTACAGTAGCGATCGAGTGGGAACCGGAAGTGCGATCGATCGCACAACGGTATGAAAGGCTAGAAAAATTGCGCTATTTAAGCCAATCGGCGCAGTTGGTGCTACAAGAAGAAGTCAGACCAGTCGCGATCGCGCTGTTTGGCAATCCTTCTCTTATTTTTCACTTAGGTTTCGATCGCGCTCATCTCGTCGCCCCAAATTGGTACAAAAATAGCCGTCATCCTTACGTACAAGCAATTAACAATATTTTGGATAATTTAGTCAGCTGGGAGCAAATTAAACGCCTTGAATTTCTAATTTCTTCAGGAGACGATCCCATGATGGGATTGCAAGTCAAGTTAGACCGACATACTTTTTCCCTCACTCAAAAACCTTCCGAACTTTGTTCTCAATTAGAACTGCAAACAATTTATAGTTTTGCTCGGTAA
- a CDS encoding CHAD domain-containing protein, which yields MKKYLDREAKTFGDWAYLAIAKHFNKILKHENEVLKDKDPEELHQMRVGMRRLRSAIAGFSPALNFPQNADEKRVGQVARILGQLRDIDVLGDLLKNWYRSDLPQKEQKQLDKALEVLEKQRKSAFKQVREILEDRLYINLKEAFQNWLENPTYQEIAEIDINNILPDLLLPQVSKLLLHPGWLVGIKFQEGKVQFPDEWDKKQVEEILNRQGTTLHDLRKEAKRSRYNMELFTQFYSDAYQNYVKDIKDLQTVLGDMQDSFVLAEFLTEVFEKDYSTKMPTLTEKLAEIRHHKWQEWKELQRKFLNPKNRKDLHLTVLRSSQETT from the coding sequence ATGAAAAAATATTTAGATCGCGAAGCAAAAACTTTTGGCGACTGGGCATACTTAGCGATCGCCAAACACTTTAATAAAATCCTCAAACACGAAAATGAAGTTCTGAAAGACAAAGATCCAGAAGAATTACATCAAATGCGGGTAGGAATGCGACGCTTGAGAAGCGCGATCGCTGGATTTTCTCCTGCTTTAAATTTCCCCCAAAATGCGGATGAAAAAAGGGTCGGTCAAGTCGCGCGAATCTTGGGACAATTGCGAGACATTGATGTTTTAGGAGATCTTCTCAAAAATTGGTATCGGTCAGATTTACCCCAAAAAGAACAAAAACAATTAGATAAAGCCTTAGAGGTTTTGGAAAAGCAACGAAAATCTGCTTTCAAACAAGTTAGAGAAATTTTAGAAGATCGACTTTATATTAACCTCAAAGAAGCTTTTCAAAATTGGTTAGAAAATCCTACCTATCAAGAAATTGCCGAGATTGATATCAATAATATTTTACCCGATCTCTTACTGCCTCAAGTTAGCAAACTGCTACTGCATCCAGGTTGGTTAGTAGGGATAAAATTTCAAGAAGGAAAAGTTCAATTTCCTGATGAATGGGACAAGAAACAAGTAGAAGAAATTTTAAATCGTCAAGGTACAACTCTCCATGATTTGAGAAAAGAAGCCAAGCGATCGCGCTACAATATGGAACTATTTACTCAGTTTTATAGCGATGCTTATCAAAATTATGTCAAAGATATCAAAGATTTACAAACTGTGCTTGGCGATATGCAAGATAGCTTTGTTTTAGCAGAGTTTCTCACAGAAGTATTTGAAAAAGATTATTCTACTAAAATGCCCACTCTTACTGAGAAACTAGCAGAAATCCGCCATCATAAATGGCAAGAATGGAAAGAATTGCAGCGGAAATTTCTCAATCCTAAAAATCGAAAAGATTTACACCTAACTGTGCTGCGATCGAGCCAAGAAACCACTTAA
- a CDS encoding YnfA family protein, producing the protein MYVVRCGSTRKAGSLVYFILAGLCEIGGGYLVWLWLREGRSFHFALLGWVILMLYGIVPTLQPAHFGRVYAAYSRFFILLSLLWGWQIDCIPPDRFDVIGCAIVLLGVGVIMYFPRG; encoded by the coding sequence ATGTATGTAGTGCGGTGCGGCAGTACCCGCAAAGCGGGATCGCTAGTTTATTTCATCCTGGCGGGACTTTGTGAAATCGGAGGCGGTTATTTAGTTTGGCTGTGGCTGCGGGAAGGCAGAAGTTTCCATTTTGCGCTTCTGGGTTGGGTAATTTTGATGCTCTACGGCATTGTCCCCACTCTGCAACCCGCACACTTTGGGCGAGTTTATGCTGCTTATAGCAGATTTTTCATTCTCTTGTCTCTTCTGTGGGGTTGGCAGATCGATTGCATTCCTCCCGATCGCTTCGATGTTATCGGCTGTGCGATCGTCTTGTTAGGCGTGGGAGTTATTATGTATTTCCCCAGAGGGTAA
- a CDS encoding MerR family DNA-binding protein yields MGPIAPPQRTESGYRLFSQEDVDRLAFITRAKSLGLTLEEIREILVLKNGRALTCQALYERLLKKLEQIDQNIRHLQALRQELLPLLNRCRQNLDRPELTQECVVLEEATAARNSPKSSCWD; encoded by the coding sequence ATCGGGCCGATCGCGCCGCCACAGCGTACGGAGTCGGGCTACCGTCTCTTCAGTCAAGAGGATGTTGATCGCCTTGCTTTCATTACTCGCGCTAAGTCCCTGGGTTTAACTCTGGAGGAAATTCGCGAGATTCTGGTTCTCAAAAACGGGCGAGCGCTGACTTGTCAAGCACTCTACGAGCGACTCCTGAAGAAATTAGAGCAGATCGACCAAAATATTCGCCATTTACAAGCGTTGCGCCAGGAACTTTTACCGCTATTAAATCGCTGTCGCCAAAATCTCGATCGCCCCGAACTCACTCAAGAGTGCGTAGTGCTGGAAGAAGCTACGGCGGCGAGAAATTCTCCTAAGTCGTCATGCTGGGACTAA
- a CDS encoding DNA adenine methylase — MKIREIDINIQAKPFVKWVGGKTQLLSELTARVPRDFSRYFEPFVGGGALFFHLLPEQSVLIDINEELTLTYRVIRDRVEELIADLKQHIYEKDYYYQIRNIDRTDEYKSWSAVKRASRLIYLNKTCFNGLYRVNSKGQFNTPLGKYKNPKIVDETNLRACSQALQKAQIITGSFLEVEEKITRDDFVYFDPPYAPLNEGLSPESHSGACKPRATSNFTGYSQDGFDLVMQSSLRDLCARLDAKGVRFMVSNSNAPLILDLYDHYKIEFVYATRAINSKGHQRGKIPEVIITNY; from the coding sequence TTGAAGATTAGAGAAATAGACATAAATATTCAAGCTAAGCCTTTTGTTAAATGGGTCGGTGGTAAAACTCAACTACTGAGCGAACTAACAGCAAGAGTTCCTCGCGATTTCTCTCGATATTTTGAACCGTTTGTTGGTGGCGGGGCATTATTTTTTCATCTTTTGCCAGAGCAGTCTGTTCTCATCGATATCAACGAGGAATTGACCTTAACTTACAGAGTAATTAGAGATCGAGTTGAAGAATTGATTGCCGATCTAAAGCAACACATTTACGAAAAAGACTACTATTACCAAATCAGGAATATCGATCGCACTGACGAATATAAGTCTTGGTCAGCAGTAAAAAGAGCAAGCCGACTGATCTACCTGAATAAAACCTGTTTTAACGGATTATACCGCGTGAACTCTAAAGGTCAATTTAATACGCCTCTAGGGAAGTATAAAAATCCCAAGATTGTTGACGAGACTAATTTGAGAGCTTGTAGCCAAGCACTTCAAAAAGCTCAGATTATCACTGGTTCATTCCTTGAAGTTGAAGAAAAAATTACCAGGGACGATTTTGTCTATTTCGATCCTCCCTATGCCCCGCTAAACGAGGGGCTGTCACCTGAATCGCATTCAGGTGCTTGTAAGCCCCGTGCTACGTCTAACTTTACAGGATACAGTCAGGATGGGTTCGATTTAGTAATGCAGTCGAGCCTGCGAGATTTGTGCGCTCGCCTTGATGCTAAGGGCGTTCGATTTATGGTTTCTAACTCCAATGCCCCACTGATTCTCGATCTCTACGACCATTATAAAATTGAGTTTGTCTATGCAACCAGAGCGATTAATTCTAAAGGTCATCAGCGAGGTAAAATTCCTGAAGTGATAATTACCAACTATTAA
- a CDS encoding MarR family winged helix-turn-helix transcriptional regulator, whose translation MSTNESGNPSDFCHDSAEQRILVGLSKVSLALKSQSWQDAGRYGLSPTQVQILSLLQAKGAGGMGLSAVAEGLAVTPATASDAVRVLVEKGLVQKTPSPEDKRAIAITLTPKGQQLAVQTACWSDLLLDAVGELSELEQTVFLRGLIKMIRKLQEAGQIPIAKMCVTCRFFQPNRYPNSDRPHHCALVDAPFGDRHLQIDCPEQIMSV comes from the coding sequence ATGAGTACAAATGAATCTGGCAACCCTTCTGACTTTTGTCACGACTCTGCGGAACAACGTATTCTAGTCGGGCTATCTAAAGTGAGTCTTGCCCTCAAAAGTCAATCTTGGCAAGATGCCGGACGGTATGGACTCTCCCCAACTCAAGTTCAAATTCTCTCGTTGTTACAAGCCAAAGGAGCTGGAGGAATGGGTTTGTCTGCCGTAGCAGAAGGTTTAGCCGTAACGCCAGCGACTGCTAGTGATGCGGTACGGGTATTAGTAGAAAAAGGCTTGGTGCAAAAAACCCCATCGCCAGAAGATAAACGGGCGATCGCGATTACCCTGACTCCGAAAGGACAGCAGCTAGCCGTTCAAACTGCTTGTTGGTCTGACTTGTTACTAGATGCTGTGGGAGAACTATCTGAATTGGAGCAAACAGTTTTCTTGCGGGGACTGATTAAAATGATTCGCAAGCTGCAAGAGGCAGGTCAAATTCCCATTGCGAAAATGTGCGTGACTTGCCGTTTTTTCCAGCCCAATCGCTATCCCAATAGCGATCGCCCCCATCATTGTGCATTGGTCGATGCTCCTTTCGGCGATCGCCATTTGCAAATCGACTGCCCCGAGCAGATTATGTCGGTTTAA
- a CDS encoding HPP family protein produces MSFSEVLVYGISESPLAQPRNVIGGNCLGALVSIVLVQNCGSEPWIMGLAVATAIKLMKLTRTLHPPGGAVTLVGVMSNASWSFLFIPVFVGSVIMVLWTFVFNNTAPGRSYPRHWL; encoded by the coding sequence ATAAGTTTTTCAGAAGTTCTAGTATATGGCATATCTGAAAGTCCTCTAGCTCAACCCCGTAACGTGATTGGCGGGAATTGTCTGGGAGCGTTGGTGAGTATCGTGTTAGTCCAAAATTGTGGTTCGGAGCCTTGGATTATGGGTTTAGCCGTGGCAACGGCTATCAAGCTGATGAAACTAACGAGAACCCTTCACCCACCAGGTGGCGCGGTTACTTTGGTGGGTGTAATGAGCAATGCATCTTGGAGTTTTTTGTTTATTCCCGTGTTTGTTGGCTCCGTTATTATGGTCTTGTGGACTTTTGTATTCAATAACACAGCACCTGGTAGAAGCTATCCCAGACATTGGTTATGA
- a CDS encoding globin family protein, whose protein sequence is MSLKIDLLEQSFESVKQREAEFTTQFYANLFSDYPIVKPLFANTHMEEQGKKLFASLVLVVDALRKPEVLENALKGLGTRHVQYGVLPQHYPMVGGALLKTFEALLGSDWTPELKQAWIDAYGSVTQLMLEGADYPSEILKPVET, encoded by the coding sequence ATGTCTTTAAAAATCGATCTGCTAGAGCAAAGTTTCGAGTCAGTCAAACAAAGGGAAGCAGAGTTCACAACTCAGTTTTATGCCAACCTATTCTCCGACTACCCAATCGTTAAACCCCTATTTGCTAATACTCACATGGAAGAACAAGGCAAAAAACTCTTTGCCTCTCTGGTATTAGTAGTTGATGCTTTGCGCAAACCAGAGGTATTAGAGAATGCTTTGAAAGGATTAGGAACTCGTCACGTACAATATGGCGTGCTACCGCAGCACTATCCAATGGTAGGTGGTGCTTTGCTAAAAACATTTGAGGCGTTGTTGGGGAGTGACTGGACACCTGAACTGAAGCAAGCTTGGATTGATGCCTACGGGAGTGTAACCCAACTAATGTTGGAGGGTGCAGATTATCCATCTGAGATCCTAAAACCAGTGGAGACATAA
- a CDS encoding thioredoxin family protein: MKKAVFYHAGCAVCAAAENEFVRALDPTQYQVEVVHLGVDKSRVPEAEAQEVKSVPALVIEGKPFHINFGASLEDVKAL, from the coding sequence ATGAAAAAAGCAGTTTTCTACCATGCTGGCTGCGCCGTTTGCGCTGCTGCGGAAAACGAATTTGTGCGTGCGCTCGATCCGACTCAATATCAAGTTGAAGTGGTTCATCTGGGCGTGGATAAGTCTCGAGTACCTGAAGCCGAAGCTCAAGAGGTCAAGTCTGTTCCCGCATTAGTAATTGAGGGCAAGCCCTTTCACATCAACTTTGGTGCATCCTTGGAGGATGTCAAAGCTTTATAG